A single region of the Halobacterium wangiae genome encodes:
- the trkA gene encoding Trk system potassium transporter TrkA: MRILIVGAGEVGSSIANSLADAHEVVVVDVDPDRVESMTYSHDVLAVSGDGTDLDVLVEAEVERADVAIASTDDDETNLATCGTVNTVSDAFTIARVKNTTYLDTWRNHQGAFGVDFMVCTDLLAAEAIVRIVGLPTARDVDPFAGGHVEMAEFEVPAGTPLAGQTVAEADQFDELTFVAIIPDGADSAVIPRGDTVITGDARIVVVGRPAAVRSFSATINPDEAAGEVDDVVVVGGSTTGELTAELLAQRGIKPRIVEVDRDRARELAERIPSATILSHDGTDPEFLTREHVQNADVVVATLGSDERSLLAALLAKRVGATRAIAVVEQARYVDLFQEVGVDVAVNPRQVTAEEITRFTRERHAENVAIIEPGGAEVLEIEIEEGSVLAGRAIKDVAGELPDGVVIGAITRDDEYVVPRGDTVVHVGDHVVAFVRADALDEVTSKL, encoded by the coding sequence ATGCGCATCCTCATCGTCGGAGCGGGTGAAGTCGGGTCGAGCATCGCGAACAGCCTGGCGGACGCCCACGAGGTCGTCGTCGTGGACGTCGACCCCGACCGCGTCGAGTCGATGACGTACTCCCACGACGTGCTCGCGGTCAGTGGGGACGGCACCGACCTCGACGTGCTCGTGGAGGCGGAGGTCGAGCGCGCCGACGTCGCCATCGCCAGCACGGACGACGACGAGACGAACCTGGCGACGTGTGGCACCGTCAACACCGTCAGCGACGCGTTCACCATCGCCCGCGTGAAGAACACCACCTACCTCGACACGTGGCGGAACCACCAGGGCGCGTTCGGCGTCGACTTCATGGTGTGTACGGACCTGCTGGCCGCGGAGGCCATCGTCCGCATCGTGGGCCTCCCGACCGCCCGGGACGTCGACCCGTTCGCCGGTGGCCACGTCGAGATGGCCGAGTTCGAGGTGCCCGCAGGCACTCCGCTCGCGGGCCAGACGGTGGCGGAGGCGGACCAGTTCGACGAACTGACCTTCGTCGCCATCATCCCCGACGGCGCGGACAGCGCGGTGATTCCCCGCGGGGACACCGTCATCACGGGCGACGCCCGCATCGTCGTCGTCGGGCGCCCGGCTGCGGTACGGAGCTTCTCGGCCACGATAAACCCCGACGAAGCGGCGGGCGAGGTCGACGACGTGGTCGTCGTCGGCGGCAGCACGACCGGTGAACTGACCGCCGAACTCCTCGCCCAGCGTGGAATCAAGCCCCGCATCGTGGAGGTCGACCGGGACCGGGCCAGGGAGCTCGCCGAGCGCATCCCGTCGGCGACCATCCTCTCCCACGACGGCACCGACCCCGAGTTCCTCACCCGCGAACACGTCCAGAACGCGGACGTCGTGGTCGCCACGCTCGGCAGCGACGAGCGGTCGCTGCTGGCGGCGCTCCTCGCCAAACGCGTCGGCGCGACGCGGGCCATCGCCGTCGTCGAGCAGGCCCGCTACGTCGATCTCTTCCAGGAGGTCGGCGTTGACGTCGCGGTGAACCCCCGGCAGGTCACGGCAGAGGAGATCACGCGGTTCACGCGCGAGCGGCACGCGGAGAACGTCGCCATCATCGAACCGGGAGGCGCCGAGGTGCTGGAGATCGAAATCGAGGAGGGGAGCGTGCTGGCGGGCCGCGCCATCAAGGACGTCGCAGGCGAACTCCCGGACGGCGTCGTCATCGGAGCCATCACACGGGACGACGAGTACGTCGTTCCCCGCGGCGACACGGTCGTCCACGTCGGCGACCACGTGGTCGCGTTCGTCCGCGCCGACGCGCTCGACGAGGTCACCTCGAAGCTATGA
- a CDS encoding TrkH family potassium uptake protein: MNLRVEWRASVALVGTVVKWLSVPLLAPLVVALYYGDGGLVAFGATIVVAFGLGTWLESLGDPDAMGIREGFLMVALTWFAVSVVGALPYLLAAHGVPGILPATAPSSTLANPANALFESMSGFTTTGATVLGSISFETHSHAILLWRQLTQWLGGMGIVVLAVAILPELSVGGAQLMDAEAPGPGIEKLTPHIARTARALWLVYAGITALEMVLLYGLHVGGYAPNMGVYNAIAHGLTTMATGGFSPEARSIEAFSAAVQWLVVPFMVAAGTNFALFWHVLQGDTDELFEDAEFRFYVGVVGTVTALLAAILFTGPALGLRDAVAPVAGDFGESLRHAAFQAASIVTTTGYASMDFNAWSQPGQMVLFVAIFLGGSAGSTGGAVKMVRWLVILKSLRRELFVSVHPDAVQPLRLAGRVLDERGVRGIYAFTAVYFALFVFGTVFVAIDAGRIEETVTTFEAMSAVAATLGNVGPGFGIVGPMNSYLPFTNSSKLLMVGLMWIGRLEILPVLVLFTRSYWQS; encoded by the coding sequence ATGAACCTCCGGGTGGAGTGGCGCGCCAGCGTCGCACTCGTCGGGACAGTCGTGAAGTGGCTCTCGGTGCCGCTGCTCGCGCCGCTGGTCGTCGCGCTCTACTACGGCGACGGGGGCCTGGTCGCGTTCGGCGCGACCATCGTCGTCGCGTTCGGCCTGGGGACGTGGCTCGAATCGCTGGGCGACCCGGACGCGATGGGGATCAGGGAGGGGTTCCTGATGGTGGCGTTGACGTGGTTCGCGGTGAGTGTCGTGGGCGCGCTACCGTACCTCCTGGCCGCTCACGGCGTTCCCGGCATCCTGCCAGCGACGGCGCCGTCGTCGACGCTCGCCAACCCGGCGAACGCGCTGTTCGAGTCGATGAGCGGCTTCACGACGACCGGAGCGACCGTGCTCGGTTCGATCTCCTTCGAGACGCACTCCCACGCGATACTGCTGTGGCGCCAGCTCACCCAGTGGCTCGGGGGCATGGGCATCGTCGTGCTCGCGGTCGCCATCCTCCCCGAACTCTCCGTCGGCGGCGCCCAGTTGATGGACGCGGAGGCGCCGGGACCGGGCATCGAGAAGCTCACGCCCCACATCGCGCGGACGGCTCGCGCCCTCTGGCTGGTGTACGCAGGCATCACCGCCCTCGAGATGGTGTTGCTGTACGGCCTCCACGTCGGCGGTTACGCTCCGAACATGGGGGTGTACAACGCCATCGCCCACGGCCTCACGACGATGGCGACCGGCGGCTTCAGCCCGGAGGCGCGCTCCATCGAGGCGTTCTCCGCGGCCGTCCAGTGGCTCGTCGTCCCGTTCATGGTCGCGGCGGGGACGAACTTCGCGCTGTTCTGGCACGTCCTCCAGGGGGACACCGACGAACTATTCGAGGACGCGGAGTTCCGGTTCTACGTCGGCGTCGTCGGTACGGTGACCGCGCTGCTCGCGGCGATCCTGTTCACGGGTCCGGCGCTCGGTCTGCGGGACGCCGTCGCGCCGGTCGCCGGCGACTTCGGGGAGTCGCTGCGGCACGCCGCGTTCCAGGCCGCCTCCATCGTCACCACGACGGGGTACGCGAGCATGGACTTCAACGCGTGGAGCCAGCCGGGACAGATGGTGCTGTTCGTCGCCATCTTCCTCGGTGGGAGCGCGGGGAGCACGGGCGGCGCGGTGAAGATGGTGCGCTGGCTGGTCATCCTGAAGTCGCTCAGACGGGAGCTGTTCGTCTCCGTCCACCCGGACGCTGTCCAGCCCCTCCGGCTGGCCGGCCGGGTGCTCGACGAACGCGGGGTCCGCGGCATCTACGCGTTCACGGCGGTCTACTTCGCACTGTTCGTCTTCGGCACCGTGTTCGTCGCCATCGACGCCGGGCGCATCGAGGAGACGGTGACGACCTTCGAGGCGATGAGCGCCGTCGCCGCGACCCTCGGTAACGTCGGTCCCGGCTTCGGCATCGTCGGGCCGATGAACAGCTACCTGCCGTTCACCAACTCGTCGAAACTGCTGATGGTCGGGCTGATGTGGATCGGTCGCCTCGAGATCCTCCCCGTGCTCGTGCTGTTCACGCGGTCGTACTGGCAGTCCTGA
- a CDS encoding class I SAM-dependent methyltransferase, giving the protein MDESLQTAATYEDHADAYCEKYRTASVAERHGDPFFDALAGDRVLDAGCGPGSDAAVFAARGLDVVGVDITHSFVAAAREDVDGAFVRGDLRSLPVPDGAFDGVWACAVLHHLPKPAAVDALAEFERVLADDGVLFCSVKRGESAGFEPDDDHGGGDDRFFAYYGGDEFRELLADAGLEGEARAEGRWVNTLATPR; this is encoded by the coding sequence ATGGACGAGTCCCTCCAGACCGCCGCGACCTACGAGGACCACGCCGACGCCTACTGCGAGAAGTACCGGACGGCCAGCGTCGCGGAGCGGCACGGCGACCCGTTCTTCGACGCGCTCGCCGGCGACCGCGTGCTCGACGCCGGCTGTGGCCCGGGGAGCGACGCTGCGGTGTTCGCTGCCCGCGGCCTCGACGTGGTGGGCGTGGACATCACCCACTCGTTCGTCGCGGCCGCCCGCGAGGACGTCGACGGCGCGTTCGTCCGCGGCGACCTGCGCTCGCTCCCGGTTCCCGACGGCGCGTTCGACGGTGTCTGGGCGTGTGCGGTCCTCCACCACCTCCCGAAACCGGCGGCCGTCGACGCGCTCGCCGAGTTCGAGCGCGTGCTCGCCGACGACGGCGTGCTGTTCTGCTCGGTGAAACGCGGCGAGAGCGCGGGTTTCGAACCCGACGACGACCACGGCGGCGGCGACGACCGCTTCTTCGCGTACTACGGTGGCGACGAGTTCCGAGAGTTGCTCGCGGACGCGGGCCTCGAAGGCGAGGCCCGCGCCGAGGGCCGCTGGGTGAACACGCTGGCCACGCCGCGCTGA
- a CDS encoding adenylate kinase, producing MSSPHVLILGAPGAGKGTQSRRLTEEFGIEHVTTGDALRGNKEMDIGHLDLEYDTPGEYMDAGELVPDPVVNEIVKKALEDADGYVLDGYPRNESQTEYLDSITDLDVVLYLDVAEDELVRRLTGRRVCEDCGATYHVDFDPPAEEGVCDECGGDLYQREDDTEETARERIRVYEENTQDVVDYFRDEGVLAEIDGEQTPDEVWDDVRDTVAERAE from the coding sequence ATGAGTAGTCCACACGTGCTGATTCTCGGCGCGCCGGGCGCGGGGAAGGGCACGCAGAGCCGACGTCTCACCGAGGAGTTCGGCATCGAACACGTCACGACCGGTGACGCGCTCCGTGGGAACAAGGAGATGGACATCGGCCACCTCGACCTCGAGTACGACACGCCCGGCGAGTACATGGACGCCGGCGAACTCGTCCCCGACCCGGTGGTCAACGAGATCGTGAAGAAGGCCCTCGAGGACGCCGACGGCTACGTGCTCGACGGCTACCCGCGCAACGAGAGCCAGACGGAGTACCTCGACTCCATCACGGACCTCGACGTCGTGCTCTACCTCGACGTCGCGGAGGACGAACTCGTCCGGCGACTCACCGGCCGTCGCGTCTGTGAGGACTGCGGCGCGACCTACCACGTCGACTTCGACCCACCCGCGGAGGAGGGCGTCTGCGACGAGTGCGGCGGCGACCTCTACCAGCGCGAGGACGACACGGAGGAGACCGCCCGCGAGCGCATCCGCGTCTACGAGGAGAACACCCAGGACGTCGTCGACTACTTCCGCGACGAGGGCGTGCTCGCCGAGATCGACGGCGAACAGACCCCCGACGAGGTGTGGGACGACGTCAGGGACACCGTCGCCGAGCGCGCGGAGTAA
- a CDS encoding S8 family peptidase, whose product MVYSPTGRTRRDVLKAAGTAVAGLGLTGLASATANTVEVNVGYRSESGKRAAKAEASGVVREFNFDALTIRVNENAIEGLSQRPDVRYVERNGTMHALDQQLTWGVDRVDAEVATANGSTGSGADVAILDTGIDSDHPDLVDNLGAGRAFVSARGPYAENWDDDNDHGTHCAGIADADDNSQGVRGVSTEATLHAVKVLDKRGSGSFSDIAAGVEYVADQGWDVGSMSLGASSGSRTLKDACSYAVDRGVLLVAAAGNDGPCGDCVGYPAAYQECLAVSSSASDDSLSSFSSTGPEVELVAPGTDVYSTVPGGYDTFSGTSMATPHVAGAAGQLMADGYTNTEARSRLKSTAEDIGLADNEQGAGLLDTAAALGYDSSDD is encoded by the coding sequence ATGGTGTACTCACCCACGGGCAGGACACGACGTGACGTACTGAAAGCGGCCGGCACAGCCGTCGCGGGTCTCGGGCTGACGGGGTTGGCGTCGGCTACGGCGAACACCGTCGAGGTGAACGTCGGCTACCGGAGCGAGAGCGGGAAGCGGGCCGCGAAGGCCGAGGCGTCAGGCGTCGTCCGGGAGTTCAACTTCGACGCGCTCACCATCCGGGTGAACGAGAACGCTATCGAGGGCCTCTCCCAGCGCCCGGACGTGCGGTACGTCGAACGCAACGGCACGATGCACGCCCTCGACCAGCAACTCACGTGGGGCGTCGACCGCGTCGACGCCGAGGTGGCGACGGCGAACGGGTCGACGGGGTCGGGCGCCGACGTCGCGATCCTCGACACCGGCATCGACTCCGACCACCCGGACCTCGTCGACAACCTCGGTGCGGGCCGGGCGTTCGTCAGCGCTCGCGGCCCCTACGCGGAGAACTGGGACGACGACAACGACCACGGCACGCACTGCGCGGGCATCGCGGACGCCGACGACAACAGCCAGGGGGTCCGCGGCGTTTCCACGGAGGCGACACTCCACGCCGTGAAGGTACTCGACAAGCGCGGCTCCGGGTCGTTCTCGGACATCGCCGCGGGCGTCGAGTACGTCGCCGACCAGGGCTGGGACGTCGGGTCGATGAGCCTCGGCGCGTCCTCCGGCTCCCGGACCCTCAAGGACGCCTGCTCGTACGCCGTCGACCGGGGCGTGCTCCTCGTCGCCGCGGCCGGCAACGACGGGCCGTGTGGCGACTGCGTGGGCTACCCGGCGGCCTACCAGGAGTGTCTCGCGGTGTCCTCGTCGGCGTCCGACGACTCGCTGTCGTCGTTCTCCTCGACGGGGCCGGAGGTCGAACTCGTCGCGCCCGGCACGGACGTCTACTCGACGGTTCCGGGCGGCTACGACACGTTCTCGGGCACCTCGATGGCGACACCCCACGTCGCGGGCGCCGCCGGCCAGCTGATGGCCGACGGCTACACGAACACCGAGGCGCGCAGCAGGCTGAAGAGTACCGCCGAAGACATCGGCCTCGCGGACAACGAGCAGGGCGCCGGCCTCCTCGACACGGCGGCGGCGCTCGGGTACGACTCCAGCGACGACTGA
- a CDS encoding BsuPI-related putative proteinase inhibitor — protein MLDATLAVTTDAEAAFALTVENVGSEAVSLSFRDGQRAEFVVERTADGETIWRWSDDRMFSMAVESDALSPGAATTYEATWSAPQSGDYVARAWLTATDTDVEAETAFVVP, from the coding sequence GTGCTCGACGCCACACTCGCGGTGACCACGGACGCGGAGGCAGCGTTCGCACTGACTGTCGAGAACGTCGGCAGCGAGGCGGTGTCGCTGTCGTTCCGGGACGGACAGCGCGCAGAGTTCGTCGTCGAGCGGACGGCCGACGGCGAGACGATCTGGCGGTGGAGTGACGACCGGATGTTCTCGATGGCCGTCGAGTCCGACGCGCTCTCTCCAGGCGCCGCGACGACGTACGAGGCGACGTGGTCGGCCCCGCAGTCGGGCGACTACGTGGCGCGTGCGTGGCTGACGGCGACCGACACCGACGTCGAGGCGGAGACGGCGTTCGTCGTTCCGTAA
- a CDS encoding DUF106 domain-containing protein codes for MVRTAEKVRSLVREDPEMATILDDLLDQEGELHWQDVRDDVSSGQWGRLLEKDILVEADEGFEFADPEGVRDGLGPEEEADTESPETTSWSKWDKLAAVGAVGAMVGYSVGPIRNAVGGTVELLIGPIDAVLPFYVVVMVLAVLTGLYSTLLQANLTDMSKMSEYQERAKDLQDRMSAAKERGDEAEIERLREEQMEAFGDQANMLKEQFRPMVWIMLLTIPVFLWMYWKLGTGQVPTSELEMTLPLMGESNLRTGRALFFPVWILWYMLCSFSFSNVIRKALNIQTTPT; via the coding sequence ATGGTACGAACTGCGGAGAAGGTCCGCTCGCTGGTCCGGGAGGACCCCGAGATGGCGACCATACTGGACGACCTCCTCGACCAGGAGGGCGAACTCCACTGGCAGGACGTCAGAGACGACGTCTCCAGCGGCCAGTGGGGGCGCCTCCTCGAGAAGGACATCCTCGTCGAGGCCGACGAGGGCTTCGAGTTTGCAGACCCGGAGGGGGTCCGCGACGGACTCGGACCCGAAGAAGAGGCCGACACGGAGAGCCCGGAGACGACGTCGTGGTCGAAGTGGGACAAGCTCGCGGCCGTCGGCGCGGTCGGCGCGATGGTCGGCTACAGCGTCGGTCCCATCCGGAACGCGGTCGGCGGGACCGTCGAACTGCTCATCGGCCCCATCGACGCCGTCCTCCCGTTCTACGTCGTCGTGATGGTGCTGGCGGTGCTCACCGGCCTCTACTCCACGCTCCTGCAGGCGAACCTCACCGACATGTCGAAGATGTCCGAGTACCAGGAGCGCGCGAAGGACCTCCAGGACCGGATGTCGGCGGCCAAGGAACGCGGCGACGAGGCCGAGATCGAGCGCCTGCGCGAGGAGCAGATGGAGGCGTTCGGCGACCAGGCGAACATGCTCAAAGAGCAGTTCCGGCCGATGGTCTGGATCATGCTGCTGACCATCCCGGTGTTCCTCTGGATGTACTGGAAGCTCGGCACCGGGCAGGTGCCGACGAGCGAGCTCGAGATGACCCTGCCGCTGATGGGCGAGTCGAATCTCCGGACCGGGCGTGCGCTGTTCTTCCCGGTGTGGATCCTCTGGTACATGCTCTGCTCGTTCAGCTTCTCGAACGTCATCCGGAAGGCGCTGAACATCCAGACGACGCCGACGTAA
- the cmk gene encoding (d)CMP kinase, with protein sequence MLVTISGPPGSGKSTVASALADHLDYDHTSGGDIFRGLADQRGLTLEEFNELAEEDPQIDKDLDRQLRETARDRDDVVLESRLAGWMAGEYADIKIWLDAPLGVRARRIAEREDKTPATARAETEKREQSEAARYAEYYGIDFDDLTIYDLSVNTARWGPDAVTDIVLYAVDSYEASSDEGPTPIEEVRYQF encoded by the coding sequence ATGTTAGTCACCATCTCCGGACCGCCGGGGAGCGGGAAGAGCACCGTCGCTTCGGCACTCGCCGACCACCTCGACTACGACCACACGTCGGGTGGGGACATCTTCCGCGGGCTCGCCGACCAGCGCGGGCTCACCCTCGAGGAGTTCAACGAACTCGCCGAGGAGGATCCCCAGATCGACAAGGACCTCGACCGACAGCTCCGGGAGACCGCGCGAGACCGCGACGACGTCGTGCTCGAATCGCGACTCGCGGGCTGGATGGCCGGCGAGTACGCCGACATCAAGATCTGGCTCGACGCGCCGCTCGGCGTGCGTGCCCGCCGCATCGCCGAACGCGAGGACAAGACGCCGGCGACGGCGCGCGCGGAGACGGAGAAACGCGAGCAGTCCGAGGCCGCACGGTACGCCGAGTACTACGGCATCGACTTCGACGACCTCACCATCTACGACCTCTCGGTGAACACGGCGCGCTGGGGACCGGACGCGGTCACCGACATCGTACTGTACGCCGTCGACTCCTACGAGGCGTCCAGCGACGAGGGACCGACGCCCATCGAGGAAGTCCGTTACCAGTTCTGA
- a CDS encoding RNA-guided pseudouridylation complex pseudouridine synthase subunit Cbf5: MLRDAPEDRDPDAILEFGLVNLDKPPGPSAHQVSAWVRDMTGVEKAAHAGTLDPKVTGCLPILTGAATRLAPALLEGPKEYVTVLELHADPPANLESVVAEFEGPTYQKPPRKSAVARRLRVREIYDLDVLEVQGRQVLLRIRCESGTYVRKLCHDLGRALGTGAHMGHLRRTATTPFDDTELVTLQDLSDALAWYRDEDDTDPPGTPEEALRAALAPAESALVHLPSVTIARSAAREVAEGAPVYAPGVVDADAADRDALVACYTPDGAAVCLGRLVGDPDADSGTVVSLERVLV; the protein is encoded by the coding sequence ATGCTCCGCGACGCCCCCGAGGACCGCGACCCCGACGCTATCCTGGAGTTCGGCTTGGTGAACCTCGACAAGCCGCCCGGCCCCTCCGCCCACCAGGTGTCGGCGTGGGTGCGGGACATGACCGGCGTGGAGAAGGCCGCCCACGCTGGCACGCTCGACCCGAAGGTGACGGGCTGCCTCCCGATTCTGACCGGTGCAGCGACCCGCCTCGCGCCCGCACTCCTCGAGGGTCCCAAGGAGTACGTCACCGTCCTCGAACTCCACGCCGACCCGCCTGCCAACCTCGAATCCGTCGTCGCGGAGTTCGAGGGGCCGACCTACCAGAAGCCGCCGCGGAAGTCCGCGGTCGCGCGGCGCCTCCGCGTCCGCGAGATCTACGACCTCGACGTGCTGGAGGTCCAGGGGCGACAGGTCCTCCTGCGGATTCGCTGCGAGTCCGGGACGTACGTCCGGAAGCTCTGTCACGACCTCGGGCGTGCACTCGGCACCGGCGCTCACATGGGTCACCTCCGGCGGACCGCCACCACGCCGTTCGACGACACCGAACTCGTCACCCTCCAGGACCTCTCGGACGCGCTCGCGTGGTACCGTGACGAGGACGACACCGACCCGCCCGGGACTCCGGAGGAGGCGCTCCGTGCCGCGCTCGCGCCCGCCGAAAGCGCCCTCGTCCACCTCCCGAGTGTGACCATCGCGCGGTCGGCCGCCCGCGAGGTCGCGGAGGGCGCCCCCGTCTACGCGCCAGGCGTCGTGGACGCGGACGCCGCCGACCGCGACGCGCTCGTCGCGTGCTACACGCCCGACGGGGCAGCGGTCTGTCTCGGCCGCCTCGTCGGCGACCCCGACGCCGACAGCGGGACCGTCGTCTCCCTCGAGCGCGTGCTCGTCTGA
- a CDS encoding PAS domain-containing sensor histidine kinase — translation MAGPGPVPDVTPEDVQRVFAEFDDPSTPLTTAEVARRLDCEEAVTERDLVALADRSALRTRQLDDERRVWWRASDGGQPSAEHSDLTEFGAFVSAVEEYAIFMLDPDGVVTSWNEGAQRTKGYDAEEIVGEHFSTFYTDADVAEGVPERNLETAATAGAVEDEGWRVRKDGSRFWANVTITEVRDDDGTLRGFTKVTRDMTERREHEQQLREERDVTERILDTVPVSICVVEADGKFARANRRMLERIGATESELREYSVDSWTLYDVDGEPIPADERPWRRVLETGTAVYDVQGQVELPGVGRRWLSVNAAPLVRSDRNDQRVVVSVEDVTEHREHERQLRREHEQTEKLLRTAPIPIAVQDAEGETVMANQRAQELLGLSEREFIEEPADIDEWGLYDADGEPIPPEETPSARVLATGEPVLDEAVTIDPPTGDQIQLSVNAAPLFDADGSIDRVVTAGEDITELKRRERQLEQHKSELETELSEILGRISDAFYALDEEWQFTHLNDHAAEIMGYPIEELLGRTVWEAFPDAREGGVYWEQLHEAMAAQEPLTFEVYEESNDSWLEFNVYPSASGLSIYFRDVTERKEYERKLEESNERLEQFAYAASHDLQEPLRMVSSYLQLIENRYTDDLDDDGREFIDFAVDGADRMRTMIEGLLEYSRVETQGDPFERVALDSVFADVLDDLQVRIEEADAEIVHEPLPVVDGDAGQLRQLFQNLLDNAIEYSGEAPPSVEVTAERETDAWRISVHDEGIGIAPADAQRVFDVFQRLHSQAEHAGTGIGLALAERIVERHGGEIWVDSEPGEGTTFSFTLPTVDDAPQ, via the coding sequence ATGGCAGGCCCAGGTCCGGTCCCGGACGTCACCCCGGAGGACGTCCAGCGGGTGTTCGCGGAGTTCGACGACCCGTCGACGCCGCTCACAACCGCAGAGGTCGCACGGCGACTCGACTGCGAGGAGGCGGTCACGGAACGGGACCTCGTGGCGCTGGCCGACCGCAGCGCACTGCGAACCCGACAACTCGACGACGAACGGCGGGTCTGGTGGCGGGCGAGCGACGGTGGTCAGCCGTCGGCGGAGCACTCGGACCTGACGGAGTTCGGCGCGTTCGTGAGCGCCGTCGAGGAGTACGCCATCTTCATGCTCGATCCGGACGGCGTCGTCACCAGCTGGAACGAGGGCGCCCAGCGCACCAAGGGCTACGACGCCGAGGAGATCGTGGGCGAGCACTTCTCGACGTTCTACACCGACGCGGACGTCGCCGAGGGGGTGCCGGAGCGGAACCTCGAAACCGCGGCGACGGCGGGCGCCGTCGAGGACGAGGGGTGGCGCGTCCGCAAGGACGGCTCCCGGTTCTGGGCGAACGTCACCATCACGGAGGTCCGGGACGACGACGGCACGCTCCGTGGGTTCACGAAGGTGACTCGCGACATGACCGAGCGCCGCGAGCACGAACAGCAACTCCGCGAGGAACGGGACGTCACCGAACGCATCCTCGACACCGTCCCGGTGAGCATCTGCGTGGTCGAGGCCGACGGCAAGTTCGCGCGGGCGAACCGGCGGATGCTCGAACGGATCGGTGCGACGGAGTCGGAGCTCAGGGAGTACAGCGTCGACTCCTGGACGCTCTACGACGTCGACGGAGAGCCGATTCCGGCGGACGAACGCCCCTGGCGGCGGGTCCTCGAGACCGGGACGGCAGTGTACGACGTCCAAGGTCAGGTCGAACTCCCGGGCGTCGGCCGCAGGTGGCTCTCGGTGAACGCTGCTCCACTGGTCCGCAGCGATCGCAACGACCAGCGGGTCGTCGTCTCCGTCGAGGACGTCACCGAGCACAGGGAACACGAACGACAGCTCCGTCGCGAGCACGAGCAGACGGAGAAGCTGTTGCGGACGGCACCGATCCCGATCGCCGTCCAGGACGCCGAGGGCGAGACGGTGATGGCGAACCAGCGGGCCCAGGAGCTGCTTGGCCTCTCCGAGCGGGAGTTCATCGAGGAGCCGGCGGACATCGACGAGTGGGGGCTCTACGACGCGGACGGCGAGCCGATACCGCCCGAGGAGACGCCCTCGGCCCGCGTGCTCGCGACCGGCGAGCCAGTTCTGGACGAGGCGGTGACCATCGACCCGCCGACCGGCGACCAGATACAGCTCAGCGTGAACGCCGCGCCGCTGTTCGACGCGGACGGCTCCATCGACCGCGTCGTCACGGCGGGCGAGGACATCACCGAGTTGAAGCGCCGCGAACGCCAGCTCGAGCAGCACAAGTCCGAACTCGAGACCGAACTGAGCGAGATCCTCGGCCGCATCTCCGACGCGTTCTACGCGCTCGACGAGGAGTGGCAGTTCACGCACCTCAACGACCACGCGGCCGAGATCATGGGATACCCCATCGAGGAGCTGCTCGGCCGGACCGTCTGGGAGGCCTTCCCGGACGCCAGGGAGGGGGGCGTCTACTGGGAGCAACTCCACGAGGCGATGGCGGCCCAGGAACCCCTCACCTTCGAGGTGTACGAGGAGAGCAACGACAGCTGGCTGGAGTTCAACGTCTACCCCTCGGCGTCCGGGCTCTCGATATACTTCCGCGACGTGACCGAGCGCAAGGAGTACGAGCGAAAACTAGAAGAGTCCAACGAGCGCCTCGAGCAGTTCGCGTACGCGGCGTCCCACGACCTTCAGGAGCCGCTGCGGATGGTCTCCAGCTACCTGCAGTTGATCGAGAATCGGTACACCGACGATCTGGACGACGATGGCCGGGAGTTCATCGACTTCGCCGTCGACGGCGCCGACCGCATGCGGACGATGATCGAGGGCCTTCTCGAGTACTCGCGCGTCGAGACGCAGGGCGACCCCTTCGAACGCGTGGCTCTGGACAGTGTGTTCGCGGACGTGCTGGACGACCTGCAGGTGCGCATCGAGGAGGCGGACGCCGAGATCGTCCACGAGCCCCTGCCGGTCGTCGACGGCGACGCGGGGCAGTTGCGGCAGTTGTTCCAGAATCTGCTGGACAACGCCATCGAGTACAGTGGTGAGGCGCCGCCGAGCGTGGAGGTGACCGCCGAGCGGGAGACCGACGCGTGGCGGATTTCGGTCCACGACGAGGGGATCGGTATCGCCCCGGCGGACGCCCAGCGAGTGTTCGACGTGTTCCAGCGCCTGCACTCCCAGGCCGAGCACGCGGGCACGGGAATCGGTCTGGCGCTCGCAGAGCGCATCGTCGAGCGCCACGGTGGGGAGATCTGGGTCGACTCGGAACCTGGTGAGGGGACGACGTTCTCGTTCACGCTACCGACGGTAGACGACGCTCCCCAGTGA